A region from the Lycium barbarum isolate Lr01 chromosome 8, ASM1917538v2, whole genome shotgun sequence genome encodes:
- the LOC132605628 gene encoding peroxisomal ATPase PEX6 isoform X2, with product MVEKRKPLILSSTKNLLNSLLNLETQTQISLLSTVQLRAGILQVSKDAKIVNLDDSALVGITSNQLRRLCITSGSLVLIKNVNTNQQRIGQVVVLDPPGSDKVLSDHTSSPSHSSLTTFILPLHSYPDCTKPEGEVAYLSPILAFNLNVHLSCLRSMIHQGKEALSPIFEAKSDNIASGKDNALITLGLEPLDQLPKYATHLRASFVKIPECGTLDLVKKDSSIEAEDRQELIDMELNKYFGVDRFLSRGDIFSVCINWNCKSALCIPCSQKKQNGGPDLIYFKVVAMEPSEECVLRVNRTRTALVLGGNVPSAVPPDFLIPRPRGSLPLQVSTVKTLASILIPPLCPSALSSKFRVVVLLHGLTGCGKRTVVKFVARQLGLHVVEYNCQSIFANSDRTTSAALAETFSMARRYSPTILLLRHFEVFKNLASNEGSPHDQVGMNLEVASVIKEFTEPIAEDEEIYSEGKSNAHDVAQPVNRHPVLLVAAADSPEGLPPTIRRCFSHEIKMDPLNEAQRKEMLSQSFQHTSLEDLVKDLVGQTSGFMPRDLRALVADAGANLVLSRDSQEVEHLREGSHENKSIENNGTHEWAKSLSKEDVMESLERSKKRNATALGTPKVPNVKWEDVGGLEDVKKSILDTVQLPLLHKDLFSSGLRKRSGVLFYGPPGTGKTLLAKAVATECSLNFLSVKGPELINMYIGESEKNVRDIFQKARSARPCVIFFDELDSLAPARGASGDSGGVMDRVVSQMLAEIDGLNDSTQDLFIIGASNRPDLIDPALLRPGRFDKLLYVGVNSEASYRERVLKALTRKFKLKEDISLLAIAKRCPPNFTGADMYALCADAWFHAAKRKALASGSDSTGSDDLDGSIVVEYEDFLKVLGEISPSLSMAELKKYELLREQFEGSSR from the exons ATGGTTGAAAAAAGGAAACCTTTAATTCTTTCTTCCACTAAAAATCTACTTAATTCACTTCTAAATTTAGAAACCCAAACCCAAATTTCATTATTGTCAACAGTACAATTGAGAGCTGGAATTCTACAAGTATCAAAAGATGCAAAAATTGTTAATCTTGATGATTCTGCTTTGGTTGGGATAACTAGTAATCAGTTAAGAAGACTTTGTATTACTTCTGGTTCACTG GTACTCATCAAGAATGTTAATACAAATCAACAAAGAATTGGACAAGTGGTAGTTCTAGATCCTCCCGGTTCGGACAAAGTTTTATCTGACCATACCTCATCACCTTCACATTCTTCTCTGACAACATTTATCTTGCCATTACATAGCTATCCTGACTGTACAAAACCAGAAGGAGAAGTTGCCTATTTATCTCCGATCCTGGCATTTAACCTTAATGTACATTTATCATGCTTGAGATCAATGATTCACCAAGGAAAAGAAGCTTTATCACCAATATTTGAGGCCAAATCAGATAACATAGCGAGTGGAAAAGATAATGCTCTCATTACTCTAGGACTTGAACCTTTGGATCAGTTGCCAAAATATGCGACACACCTGAGGGCTTCTTTTGTGAAGATACCGGAATGTGGGACCCTAGATTTAGTTAAAAAAGATTCATCTATAGAAGCTGAAGATCGTCAAGAGTTGATCGATATGGAATTGAATAAGTACTTTGGAGTAGATAGATTTCTTTCTAGAGGTGATATTTTCAGTGTATGCATCAATTGGAACTGCAAATCGGCTCTGTGCATCCCTTGCAGTCAAAAGAAGCAAAATGGTGGTCCTGACCTTATATATTTCAAG GTTGTGGCCATGGAACCTTCCGAAGAATGTGTTCTAAGAGTCAACCGTACTCGAACTGCCCTTGTACTTGGAGGGAATGTACCTTCTGCTGTTCCTCCAGATTTCTTGATTCCTCGACCACGAGGTTCCCTGCCTTTACAAGTGAGCACGGTGAAGACTTTAGCCTCCATACTTATACCACCATTATGTCCATCAGCCCTTTCATCAAAATTtcgggttgttgtgttgttgcatgGCTTGACTG GATGTGGGAAAAGAACTGTGGTTAAATTTGTTGCTCGTCAATTAGGCCTTCATGTAGTGGAATATAACTGTCAGAGCATATTTGCAAATTCTGATAGAACAACATCTGCTGCCCTAGCTGAAACCTTCAGTATGGCTCGCAG ATACTCTCCTACTATTCTACTTCTTCGTCATTTTGAGGTCTTCAAGAACCTGGCCTCTAACGAGGGTTCACCACATGACCAAGTTGGTATGAACTTAGAAGTTGCATCTGTCATAAAGGAATTTACTGAGCCAATTGCTGAAGATGAAGAAATCTACTCAGAAGGAAAGTCAAATGCCCATGAT GTTGCTCAACCCGTAAATCGGCACCCAGTGCTGTTAGTTGCTGCTGCTGATAGTCCTGAAGGCCTTCCACCAACTATTAGGCGTTGTTTCAGTCATGAGATCAAGATGGATCCATTGAATGAAGCACAAAGGAAGGAAATGCTCTCCCAGTCCTTTCAACAT ACGTCTTTGGAGGACCTTGTGAAAGATTTGGTTGGTCAGACATCAGGATTCATGCCAAGGGATCTGCGAGCTTTAGTTGCTGATGCTGGTGCAAATCTTGTCCTTAGTCGTGATAGTCAGGAGGTTGAGCATCTGAGGGAGGGTTCTCATGAGAACAAGTCGATCGAGAATAATGGCACACATGAATGGGCAAAGTCCCTAAGCAAAGAAGATGTAATGGAATCACTGGAACGATCAAAGAAAAGAAATGCAACAGCATTGGGTACTCCAAAG GTTCCAAATGTCAAATGGGAAGACGTTGGTGGGCTTGAGGACGTGAAGAAATCAATTTTGGACACTGTACAG CTACCTCTTTTACATAAGGACTTGTTTTCGTCTGGATTGCGCAAGCGATCTGGGGTTCTTTTCTATGGCCCTCCTGGCACCGGAAAA ACTTTACTGGCGAAAGCTGTTGCTACTGAATGCTCCCTGAATTTCCTCAGCGTGAAAGGGCCCGAGTTGATTAACATGTACATAGGAGAGTCAGAGAAAAATGTCAGGGACATTTTTCAGAAG GCCAGATCAGCTCGACCATGTGTTATCTTCTTTGATGAACTTGATTCGCTTGCTCCTGCCAGGGGTGCTTCTGGAGACTCTGGTGGTGTAATGGATCGAGTGGTTTCTCAG ATGCTTGCTGAAATTGATGGCCTGAACGACTCTACCCAG GACTTGTTTATTATTGGAGCTAGCAACAGGCCTGATCTTATAGATCCCGCCCTTTTGAGGCCTGGGCGATTCGATAAGCTCCTTTATGTTGGTGTTAATTCTGAAGCCTCGTACAGGGAGAG GGTCTTGAAAGCGCTAACACGGAAGTTTAAATTGAAAGAAGATATATCTCTACTCGCAATAGCAAAAAGGTGTCCGCCAAACTTCACGGGGGCTGACATGTATGCGCTGTGCGCTGATGCTTGGTTTCATGCTGCGAAACGCAAG GCATTAGCTTCGGGTTCAGATTCAACTGGTTCAGATGATCTGGATGGCTCAATTGTCGTGGAATATGAGGATTTTTTAAAG GTCCTGGGAGAGATCTCTCCTTCGTTGTCTATGGCCGAGCTTAAAAAGTATGAGTTGCTTCGGGAACAGTTTGAAGGATCATCAAGATGA
- the LOC132605628 gene encoding peroxisomal ATPase PEX6 isoform X1 encodes MVEKRKPLILSSTKNLLNSLLNLETQTQISLLSTVQLRAGILQVSKDAKIVNLDDSALVGITSNQLRRLCITSGSLVLIKNVNTNQQRIGQVVVLDPPGSDKVLSDHTSSPSHSSLTTFILPLHSYPDCTKPEGEVAYLSPILAFNLNVHLSCLRSMIHQGKEALSPIFEAKSDNIASGKDNALITLGLEPLDQLPKYATHLRASFVKIPECGTLDLVKKDSSIEAEDRQELIDMELNKYFGVDRFLSRGDIFSVCINWNCKSALCIPCSQKKQNGGPDLIYFKVVAMEPSEECVLRVNRTRTALVLGGNVPSAVPPDFLIPRPRGSLPLQVSTVKTLASILIPPLCPSALSSKFRVVVLLHGLTGCGKRTVVKFVARQLGLHVVEYNCQSIFANSDRTTSAALAETFSMARRYSPTILLLRHFEVFKNLASNEGSPHDQVGMNLEVASVIKEFTEPIAEDEEIYSEGKSNAHDVAQPVNRHPVLLVAAADSPEGLPPTIRRCFSHEIKMDPLNEAQRKEMLSQSFQHVSELLPNTSLEDLVKDLVGQTSGFMPRDLRALVADAGANLVLSRDSQEVEHLREGSHENKSIENNGTHEWAKSLSKEDVMESLERSKKRNATALGTPKVPNVKWEDVGGLEDVKKSILDTVQLPLLHKDLFSSGLRKRSGVLFYGPPGTGKTLLAKAVATECSLNFLSVKGPELINMYIGESEKNVRDIFQKARSARPCVIFFDELDSLAPARGASGDSGGVMDRVVSQMLAEIDGLNDSTQDLFIIGASNRPDLIDPALLRPGRFDKLLYVGVNSEASYRERVLKALTRKFKLKEDISLLAIAKRCPPNFTGADMYALCADAWFHAAKRKALASGSDSTGSDDLDGSIVVEYEDFLKVLGEISPSLSMAELKKYELLREQFEGSSR; translated from the exons ATGGTTGAAAAAAGGAAACCTTTAATTCTTTCTTCCACTAAAAATCTACTTAATTCACTTCTAAATTTAGAAACCCAAACCCAAATTTCATTATTGTCAACAGTACAATTGAGAGCTGGAATTCTACAAGTATCAAAAGATGCAAAAATTGTTAATCTTGATGATTCTGCTTTGGTTGGGATAACTAGTAATCAGTTAAGAAGACTTTGTATTACTTCTGGTTCACTG GTACTCATCAAGAATGTTAATACAAATCAACAAAGAATTGGACAAGTGGTAGTTCTAGATCCTCCCGGTTCGGACAAAGTTTTATCTGACCATACCTCATCACCTTCACATTCTTCTCTGACAACATTTATCTTGCCATTACATAGCTATCCTGACTGTACAAAACCAGAAGGAGAAGTTGCCTATTTATCTCCGATCCTGGCATTTAACCTTAATGTACATTTATCATGCTTGAGATCAATGATTCACCAAGGAAAAGAAGCTTTATCACCAATATTTGAGGCCAAATCAGATAACATAGCGAGTGGAAAAGATAATGCTCTCATTACTCTAGGACTTGAACCTTTGGATCAGTTGCCAAAATATGCGACACACCTGAGGGCTTCTTTTGTGAAGATACCGGAATGTGGGACCCTAGATTTAGTTAAAAAAGATTCATCTATAGAAGCTGAAGATCGTCAAGAGTTGATCGATATGGAATTGAATAAGTACTTTGGAGTAGATAGATTTCTTTCTAGAGGTGATATTTTCAGTGTATGCATCAATTGGAACTGCAAATCGGCTCTGTGCATCCCTTGCAGTCAAAAGAAGCAAAATGGTGGTCCTGACCTTATATATTTCAAG GTTGTGGCCATGGAACCTTCCGAAGAATGTGTTCTAAGAGTCAACCGTACTCGAACTGCCCTTGTACTTGGAGGGAATGTACCTTCTGCTGTTCCTCCAGATTTCTTGATTCCTCGACCACGAGGTTCCCTGCCTTTACAAGTGAGCACGGTGAAGACTTTAGCCTCCATACTTATACCACCATTATGTCCATCAGCCCTTTCATCAAAATTtcgggttgttgtgttgttgcatgGCTTGACTG GATGTGGGAAAAGAACTGTGGTTAAATTTGTTGCTCGTCAATTAGGCCTTCATGTAGTGGAATATAACTGTCAGAGCATATTTGCAAATTCTGATAGAACAACATCTGCTGCCCTAGCTGAAACCTTCAGTATGGCTCGCAG ATACTCTCCTACTATTCTACTTCTTCGTCATTTTGAGGTCTTCAAGAACCTGGCCTCTAACGAGGGTTCACCACATGACCAAGTTGGTATGAACTTAGAAGTTGCATCTGTCATAAAGGAATTTACTGAGCCAATTGCTGAAGATGAAGAAATCTACTCAGAAGGAAAGTCAAATGCCCATGAT GTTGCTCAACCCGTAAATCGGCACCCAGTGCTGTTAGTTGCTGCTGCTGATAGTCCTGAAGGCCTTCCACCAACTATTAGGCGTTGTTTCAGTCATGAGATCAAGATGGATCCATTGAATGAAGCACAAAGGAAGGAAATGCTCTCCCAGTCCTTTCAACATGTTAGTGAACTACTTCCAAAT ACGTCTTTGGAGGACCTTGTGAAAGATTTGGTTGGTCAGACATCAGGATTCATGCCAAGGGATCTGCGAGCTTTAGTTGCTGATGCTGGTGCAAATCTTGTCCTTAGTCGTGATAGTCAGGAGGTTGAGCATCTGAGGGAGGGTTCTCATGAGAACAAGTCGATCGAGAATAATGGCACACATGAATGGGCAAAGTCCCTAAGCAAAGAAGATGTAATGGAATCACTGGAACGATCAAAGAAAAGAAATGCAACAGCATTGGGTACTCCAAAG GTTCCAAATGTCAAATGGGAAGACGTTGGTGGGCTTGAGGACGTGAAGAAATCAATTTTGGACACTGTACAG CTACCTCTTTTACATAAGGACTTGTTTTCGTCTGGATTGCGCAAGCGATCTGGGGTTCTTTTCTATGGCCCTCCTGGCACCGGAAAA ACTTTACTGGCGAAAGCTGTTGCTACTGAATGCTCCCTGAATTTCCTCAGCGTGAAAGGGCCCGAGTTGATTAACATGTACATAGGAGAGTCAGAGAAAAATGTCAGGGACATTTTTCAGAAG GCCAGATCAGCTCGACCATGTGTTATCTTCTTTGATGAACTTGATTCGCTTGCTCCTGCCAGGGGTGCTTCTGGAGACTCTGGTGGTGTAATGGATCGAGTGGTTTCTCAG ATGCTTGCTGAAATTGATGGCCTGAACGACTCTACCCAG GACTTGTTTATTATTGGAGCTAGCAACAGGCCTGATCTTATAGATCCCGCCCTTTTGAGGCCTGGGCGATTCGATAAGCTCCTTTATGTTGGTGTTAATTCTGAAGCCTCGTACAGGGAGAG GGTCTTGAAAGCGCTAACACGGAAGTTTAAATTGAAAGAAGATATATCTCTACTCGCAATAGCAAAAAGGTGTCCGCCAAACTTCACGGGGGCTGACATGTATGCGCTGTGCGCTGATGCTTGGTTTCATGCTGCGAAACGCAAG GCATTAGCTTCGGGTTCAGATTCAACTGGTTCAGATGATCTGGATGGCTCAATTGTCGTGGAATATGAGGATTTTTTAAAG GTCCTGGGAGAGATCTCTCCTTCGTTGTCTATGGCCGAGCTTAAAAAGTATGAGTTGCTTCGGGAACAGTTTGAAGGATCATCAAGATGA